In Humulus lupulus chromosome 7, drHumLupu1.1, whole genome shotgun sequence, the following are encoded in one genomic region:
- the LOC133790862 gene encoding piezo-type mechanosensitive ion channel homolog isoform X1 — MGRFLNGFLLPMLLLLAALLSWSLISLADLLAFLFIQYAAPKIGSRYLRKPLVTWSAFIFSLLAILSQAIFHIVLAIKGDQWSVADTRWARLIGFLHVQAWISPSIIYFLVIQVLIACVALYEIYGSMSGLDSWRNSCFRHLNTSAALIGSHVRVLCCLLLPGLQLVVGISHPSWTSLPFFICSGIGLVNWSLTSNFLGLFRWWRHILLYAGFNIILLYAYQLPIEYSEKLLWFANFIGLFRISANSAWSEVCSAVSLLLFYIILSWIRCDLEEMDFIVSTDESNLTEQLLPKRHSFFIRESRSGVKHTNVLLRRAVFRTFSINFFTYGFPISLLALSFWSFHFASLCAFGLVVYVGYVLYAFPPMLHLHRLNGLLLVFILFWAASTYVFNVAFTFLNKELDKDMVIWETIGLWHYSIPGLYLLAQFGLGVLVAMGNLVNNSVFSYLSDGEGPSTIESSNVEGKEETIVFIVATIAWGLRKTSRVVVLVLLLLMATKSGIIHAVYMIFFMIHLLRHTVGRRLRISLILLCQAHFSLLYILQLNVISKAFKQKGSFFMDILSDLGLLNQTSGEFLPMALLACFCSIHNHGFDMVFSFSAIVQRAPYPPVGFSILRAGLIKSVLLSLSSSRGYPQINSSHERKIASYLSAMGQKCLSAYRSWGTYIALSTILFTVYLVIPNYTSFGHLFFLLLWLIGRQILGKTRWQLWFPIKVYAAAVVVLIYSMSVFTSFQIWLSRIVDLESAFGYKNKASTIENIWESLAILVVMQLYSYERIHNNNFSEDDFDGPEIKALSFIKRLLIWHSEKILFLATFHASVSPVSAFGFVYLLGLVISSMLPKTSRIPSILFLLYSGFLAMVEYLFQMWGDQAEMFPGQKHSYLSLFLGLQLYKPGFSGIESGLRSKVLVIAACVLRYNVFHWLKIMPHDNGNRGKWDEPCTLFALSEATKNETDSKPTSRTWSSLNCALFQGPSVVSPEKGSSDGINNSTYLYNYFWESSKESRKWNRRRILSLKKERLDMQKTSLKIYMKFWIENMFNLFGLEMNMIVLLLASFAVINAISLLYIASLAACVLLHRHIIKRLWPVFVFLCASIVIIEYLVLWQNLAAGKRPAAQVPCHDCWRAFEVYYNFCKKCWLGIIADDPRILISYYVVFMFSCFKLRSDRLSIPYGSQIYREMIFNCYKASVLSDLSFETKGLWTYLDFLRLYGYCYLLDLVLVLILITGTLEYDVLHLGYLGFALVFFRMRLEILKKKNKIFKFLRMYNFGLIVLSLAYQSPFIGDAIEGKCDTTDYISQVIGFYKYDYGFRITSRSALVEIIIFMLVSLQSYMFSSKEFDYVSKYLEAEQIGAIVREQEKRAAWKTELLQYIHKSEEQKCLRNLQVEKMKSEMLNLKIQLDSITITASCGNNSPGSENVLRRRKSSLSLNRVNGIWGSGENELKREDLSLSSDAMSDFDTIESPTSEGTESLLAESSKHMIDNLHEITQLEIKATDSYSLVDSERRDREKLKTRGNPIISAVHLIGDGVSQVQSLGNLAVHNLINFLNIEHKGQDSDEHSSEDEVYYETETQNMCNEQAEQTAHVVRLSSDRIMSDATYSQIGIILRYMWSQTRSNNDVVCYCCFVIVFLWNFSMLSMVYLMVLFLYALCINTGPSHIFWVVMLIYTEFCILLQYLYQIIIQHCGFTINASLLQELGFPANKAVSSFVTSNWPLFLVYLFTLLQTTITTKDGDWANMATEFSFSKRKNYLQQDLVKSYSCRERIKRLLLPVRNVGRQFIRRVHRYWKSLTEGAETPPYFVQLSMEVRLLPDDSIQPEKIESGINRLLKILHDKRCKEKNMNRFHSPSRVRVQSIESSPENTDVALVVLEVVHASPSSESSPAPAEWYTSLTPAADVANEILKAQHDGVLNWIRFPYPILSVIGGGKRELDLYAYTFCADLAVFFLVAIFYQSVIKNNTEFLEVYQLEDQFPKEFVFILMAIFFLIVLDRIIYLRSFATGKVIFYLSNLVLFTCSITRYAWNMEPSHRYAGRLALRAVYLTKAISLALQAIQIRFGMPNKSTLYRQFLTSSISQINFMGFRAYRALPFLYELRCVLDWSCTTTSLTMYDWLKLEDIHGSLFLVKCDVELNRASHQQGQKQTKMTKFCNGICLFLVLICVIWAPMLMYSSGNPTNIANPIKDASVRIEIKTISGRLTLFETTLCEKISWSKLNTDTKLDTHDYLSTYNEQDIQLICCQADASSLWLVPPVVQTRYMNSLQRSMDIVLSWQFTRDRPKGKETVKYELTVQDQDLPKSSEVREVLNGTANSFTIHNLYPRYFRVTGSGEVRFLENAADLVSGELVLNRGNPEWWSFHDIDESNVGGCGELAGPLAIVVSEETPQGILGETLSKFSIWGLYITFVLAVGRFIRLQCSDLRMRIPFENLPSCDRLLAICEDIYAARAEGELEVEEVLYWTLIKIYRSPHMLLEYTKLD; from the exons ATGGGGAGATTTCTTAATGGGTTCCTATTGCCTATGCTGCTTTTGTTAG CGGCTTTACTAAGTTGGAGTTTGATATCTCTTGCTGATTTGCTGGCCTTTCTTTTCATTCAATATGCTGCTCCAAAAATTG GTTCTCGATATCTAAGGAAACCCTTGGTAACATGGTCTGCTTTCATCTTTTCCTTGCTGGCTATTCTTTCACAAGCAATATTTCATATTGTTTTGGCTATTAAGGGGGATCAATGGAGTGTAGCTGACACTCGTTGGGCCAGATTAATTGGCTTTTTACA TGTGCAAGCTTGGATATCTCCATCTATAATCTATTTTCTGGTTATCCAAGTACTCATAGCTTGTGTTGCTCTATATGAAATCTATGGGAGTATGTCTGGTCTGGATTCATGGAGAAATTCTTGTTTCAGGCACCTTAACACTTCTGCTGCACTTATAG GTTCCCATGTCAGGGTTTTATGTTGCTTATTGTTGCCTGGATTACAGCTAGTTGTGGGTATCAGTCACCCTTCTTGGACTTCTTTACCTTTTTTCATATGTAGCGGTATTGGTCTTGTCAACTGGTCTCTAACAAGCAATTTTCTAGGCCTCTTCCG GTGGTGGAGACATATTCTGTTGTACGCAGGCTTCAACATCATCTTGCTGTATGCATACCAACTTCCAATTGAATATTCAGAGAAACTTTTATGGTTTGCTAATTTCATTGGCCTATTTAGAATATCTGCAAACTCAGCCTGGTCGGAAGTTTGTTCTGCTGTGTCTCTTTTGCTTTTCTATATTATA CTATCCTGGATTAGATGTGACCTAGAAGAAATGGATTTCATTGTATCCACTGATGAGAGCAACTTGACCGAGCAGCTTCTTCCTAAAAGGCATTCATTTTTTATTCGTGAGTCAAG ATCAGGAGTGAAGCATACTAATGTACTTTTGCGCAGAGCTGTCTTTCGTACTTTCAGTATCAACTTTTTCACTTATGGCTTTCCG ATATCCTTGCTTGCTCTCTCATTTTGGAGTTTCCATTTTGCAAGTCTATGTGCATTTGGATTAGTTGTATACGTTGGCTATGTTCTTTACGCCTTTCCACCAATGCTACATTTGCATCGACTGAATGGTTTGCTTCTTGTTTTCATTCTTTTCTGGGCTGCTAGCACATATGTCTTTAATGTGGCATTTACATTCCTTAACAAGGAGCTGGACAAG GACATGGTGATATGGGAAACCATAGGCTTATGGCATTACTCAATACCGGGGCTTTATCTGCTGGCACAATTTGGTCTTGGTGTTCTTGTTGCTATGGGCAATCTGGTTAACAATTCTGTTTTCTCGTATTTGTCTGATGGAGAGGGACCATCTACGATTGAAAGTTCTAATGTAGAAG GGAAAGAAGAGACTATTGTTTTCATTGTTGCTACAATTGCATGGGGACTGCGTAAAACTTCTCGTGTTGTAGTGTTGGTTCTATTACTTCTAATGGCAACAAAATCTGGCATTATACATGCTGTATACA TGATTTTCTTTATGATTCATCTACTACGGCATACTGTTGGTAGAAGACTACGCATTTCTTTAATTCTACTATGTCAGGCACATTTTTCTCTGCTGTACATTCTTCAACTTAATGTAATATCCAAGGCCTTCAAGCAGAAAGGGTCATTTTTTATGGACATTCTCTCAGACTTGG GCCTTCTTAACCAAACTAGTGGTGAATTCCTACCAATGGCTCTGCTTGCATGCTTCTGTTCCATTCACAATCACGGGTTTGACATGGTTTTTTCATTCTCAGCAATTGTGCAACGTGCTCCCTACCCTCCAGTTGGCTTTAGCATTTTGAGAGCTGGTTTAATTAAATCAGTTCTTCTGTCTCTAAGTTCTTCTAGGGGGTACCCTCAAATCAATTCTTCTCATG AGAGAAAGATAGCCTCTTATCTGAGTGCAATGGGGCAAAAGTGTCTCTCAGCATATCGATCATGGGGAACCTACATTGCCCTTTCAACTATTCTTTTTACAGTATATCTTGTAATACCTAACTACACTTCATTTGGTCATCTATTCTTCCTCTTACTTTGGTTGATTGGAAGACAAATTCTGGGAAAAACAAGATGGCAGCTTTGGTTTCCTATAAAAGTTTATGCAGCTGCAGTCGTTGTATTGATATATAGTATGAGTGTCTTCACCAGCTTTCAGATATGGTTGTCAAGAATAGTCGATCTTGAGTCTGCATTTGGATATAAAAATAAAGCTTCAACAATAGAAAATATTTGGGAATCACTAGCTATATTGGTTGTAATGCAACTGTATAGCTATGAGAGGATTCATAACAATAATTTTTCAGAAGACGACTTTGATGGGCCAGAAATAAAAGCACTCTCATTTATCAAACGCCTTCTGATATGGCACAGTGAGAAGATTCTTTTTCTGGCCACATTTCATGCATCAGTTTCTCCAGTGAGTGCATTTGGTTTTGTTTATCTTCTTGGTCTAGTCATAAGTTCAATGTTACCAAAAACTTCTAGGATTCCTTCCATATTATTTCTATTGTATTCAGGATTTTTAGCAATGGTTGAGTATCTCTTCCAGATGTGGGGTGACCAGGCCGAGATGTTCCCTGGTCAAAAACACTCTTATCTGTCCTTGTTTCTAGGATTGCAGCTGTACAAGCCAGGATTCTCGGGTATAGAATCAGGCTTGCGGAGCAAAGTTTTGGTAATAGCTGCATGTGTACTCCGGTACAATGTCTTTCATTGGTTGAAAATAATGCCACATGACAATGGAAACAGAGGCAAATGGGATGAGCCTTGCACTTTGTTTGCCTTAAGTGAAGCAACAAAAAATGAAACAGACAGTAAACCAACAAGCCGCACCTGGTCATCTTTAAACTGTGCCCTTTTTCAAGGGCCAAGCGTTGTATCTCCTGAAAAAGGGTCTTCTGATGGCATTAACAACAGCACATATTTATACAATTATTTCTGGGAAAGTTCCAAAGAGAGCCGTAAATGGAATAGAAGAAGGATTCTTTCTTTGAAAAAGGAAAGGCTTGATATGCAGAAGACTAGTTTGAAAATATATATGAAGTTCTGGATAGAGAATATGTTCAATCTCTTTGGCCTTGAGATGAACATGATAGTACTACTTCTTGCCAGCTTTGCCGTGATAAATGCCATCTCTTTGCTGTATATTGCTTCACTTGCTGCTTGTGTTCTTCTTCATCGACATATCATAAAGAGACTGTGGCCTGTGTTTGTGTTCTTGTGTGCTTCTATTGTCATCATTGAATACTTGGTTCTTTGGCAGAATTTGGCCGCAGGGAAGCGGCCTGCTGCACAAGTGCCCTGCCATGACTGTTGGAGAGCTTTTGAGGTTTATTACAACTTCTGCAAAAAGTGCTGGCTAG GAATCATAGCTGATGATCCCAGAATTCTTATAAGCTATTATGTTGTGTTCATGTTCTCGTGTTTTAAGCTTCGTTCTGATCGTTTGTCCATTCCTTATGGATCCCAAATATACAGAGAAATGATATTTAATTGCTATAAAGCATCTGTTTTAAGTGATCTCTCATTTGAAACAAAAGGTTTATGGACATATCTCGACTTTCTTAGGCTCTACGGTTATTGTTACTTACTTGATCTTGTTCTTGTTTTAATTTTGATCACTGGGACCCTTGAATATGATGTCCTGCACCTTGGATACCTTGGTTTTGCACTTGTTTTTTTCCGAATGAGGCTTGAGAtattgaagaagaagaacaaaatCTTCAAGTTCTTAAGAATGTACAACTTTGGTCTAATTGTCCTCTCTTTAGCTTATCAGTCTCCCTTCATAGGGGACGCCATTGAAGGGAAATGTGATACAACAGATTACATTAGTCAGGTGATTGGATTCTATAAATATGACTACGGTTTTCGAATCACTTCAAGATCTGCTCTTGTTGAAATTATCATATTCATGTTGGTGTCACTTCAATCATACATGTTTTCATCCAAGGAGTTTGATTATGTGTCGAAATATCTCGAGGCAGAGCAAATTGGCGCCATAGTGCGTGAGCAGGAGAAGAGAGCTGCTTGGAAGACAGAACTTTTGCAGTACATACATAAATCTGAAGAGCAAAAGTGCCTGAGAAATCTgcaggttgaaaagatgaagtcAGAGATGCTAAACCTTAAAATCCAGCTTGACAGCATAACTATTACCGCGAGTTGTGGTAACAATTCTCCAGGAAGTGAAAATGTTCTAAGAAGAAGAAAATCTTCCTTGAGTTTAAATAGAGTGAATGGAATATGGGGAAGTGGAGAAAATGAGTTAAAGAGAGAAGACCTTAGTTTGAGCTCTGATGCTATGTCGGATTTTGATACAATTGAATCTCCAACAAGTGAAGGAACTGAAAGTTTGTTAGCAGAATCCTCAAAGCATATGATAGATAATCTTCATGAGATAACTCAACTAGAGATTAAGGCCACTGATTCTTATAGTCTTGTGGATTCAGAAAGAAGAGATAGGGAAAAGTTGAAAACAAGAGGAAACCCCATAATTTCAGCAGTTCATCTTATTGGGGATGGAGTTTCTCAGGTTCAGTCCCTTGGGAATTTGGCAGTCCATAATCTTATTAATTTCTTGAACATAGAACACAAGGGACAAGATTCAGATGAGCATTCTTCTGAGGACGAGGTGTATTATGAAACAGAAACTCAGAACATGTGTAATGAACAAGCAGAACAAACAGCTCATGTAGTGCGATTAAGTAGTGACAGGATCATGTCTGATGCTACATACTCCCAAATTGGTATCATTCTACGTTACATGTGGAGTCAAACGAGATCAAATAATGATGTCGTTTGTTACTGCTGCTTTGTCATTGTGTTCTTGTGGAATTTCAGTATGTTATCCATGGTATATCTCATGGTTCTCTTCTTGTATGCTCTTTGTATAAACACTGGCCCAAGTCATATATTCTGGGTTGTTATGCTTATTTATACTGAGTTTTGCATACTACTTCAGTATCTATACCAAATCATCATCCAGCATTGTGGGTTTACCATTAATGCAAGCTTACTCCAAGAACTTGGATTTCCGGCTAACAAAGCTGTGTCGTCTTTTGTTACAAGCAACTGGCCTCTTTTTTTAGTGTATTTATTCACTCTTCTACAAACCACCATAACAACAAAAGATGGTGATTGGGCAAACATGGCTACAGAATTCAGCTTTAGTAAGAGAAAAAATTATCTCCAGCAAGATCTTGTGAAGAGTTATAGTTGCCGCGAGAGAATAAAAAGATTGCTTTTACCTGTAAGAAATGTTGGTAGACAGTTTATTAGAAGGGTGCACAGGTACTGGAAATCACTTACAGAAGGAGCAGAAACTCCACCTTACTTTGTACAGCTGTCCATGGAAGTTAGACTGTTGCCTGATGATAGTATCCAGCCAGAGAAAATTGAGTCAGGAATTAATAGGTTGCTTAAGATCTTACATGATAAAAGATGTAAAGAAAAGAACATGAACCGATTCCACTCACCAAGTCGTGTTCGAGTTCAAAGCATTGAAAGTAGCCCAGAAAATACTGATGTAGCTTTGGTTGTTTTGGAGGTTGTGCATGCCTCTCCTTCATCAGAATCTAGTCCAGCACCAGCAGAGTGGTACACATCACTAACTCCAGCTGCTGATGTTGCCAATGAGATTTTAAAAGCTCAACATGATGGAGTTCTAAATTGGATACGATTCCCATACCCAATACTCTCTGTGATTGGTGGTGGGAAAAGGGAATTAGATTTATATGCCTATACATTCTGTGCAGATTTGGCTGTTTTTTTCTTAGTTGCCATTTTCTACCAATCTGTCATAAAGAATAACACTGAGTTTCTTGAAGTCTATCAGCTTGAAGATCAGTTCCCAAAAgagtttgtatttattttgatG GCAATCTTTTTCTTAATTGTGCTTGATCGAATCATTTATCTTCGATCATTTGCCACTGGGAAAGTGATTTTCTATCTTTCCAACCTTGTTCTCTTCACTTGTTCTATCACAAGGTATGCTTGGAACATGGAGCCATCACATAGATATGCGGGAAGATTAGCCTTGCGTGCTGTATATCTAACAAAGGCAATTTCTTTGGCTCTTCAAGCCATACAAATCCGGTTTGGGATGCCAAACAAGAGCACTTTGTACAGACAGTTCTTGACAAGTAGTATTTCACAAATTAATTTTATGGGTTTTCGAGCTTACCGCGCTCTTCCATTCCTTTATGAACTTCGATGTGTACTTGATTGGTCTTGCACAACTACATCTTTGACCATGTATGATTGGTTGAAA TTGGAGGACATACATGGAAGTTTGTTTCTTGTCAAATGTGATGTGGAACTCAACAGAGCCAGCCATCAACAAGGGCAAAAGCAAACCAAAATGACAAAATTCTGCAATGGAATTTGCTTATTTTTGGTATTAATTTGTGTTATATGGGCTCCTATGCTG ATGTATAGCAGTGGAAATCCCACAAACATAGCAAACCCCATCAAAGATGCCAGTGTGCGAATCGAAATAAAAACAATCAGTGGAAGGCTGACATTGTTTGAAACTACTTTGTGTGAAAAAATATCTTGGAGCAAACTCAACACAGATACTAAGTTAGACACGCATGATTATCTAAGTACATACAATGAGCAAGACATTCAACTGATATGCTGCCAAGCTGATGCAAGTTCCTTATGGCTTGTCCCTCCTGTTGTTCAGACTAGATACATGAATTCTCTTCAGAGAAGCATGGACATTGTGCTCTCTTGGCAATTTACTAGGGACAGGCCAAAGGGAAAGGAAACAGTGAAATATGAACTAACTGTTCAAGATCAGGATCTTCCTAAATCATCAGAAGTGAGGGAAGTTTTAAATGGTACTGCCAATAGTTTCACAATACATAATCTATACCCAAGATACTTCAGGGTCACTGGCTCAGGTGAAGTGAGGTTTCTTGAAAATGCG GCTGATCTGGTCAGTGGAGAACTTGTTCTGAATAGGGGCAATCCAGAATGGTGGTCTTTCCATGACATAGATGAATCAAATGTTGGTGGATGTGGAGAGTTAGCAGGACCTTTGGCCATTGTTGTGTCTGAAGAAACTCCAC AGGGCATTCTTGGTGAAACACTGAGCAAATTCAGCATATGGGGTCTTTACATTACCTTTGTACTAGCGGTTGGTCGGTTCATAAGACTACAATGTTCTGATCTCAGAATGAGAATACCATTTGAGAATCTTCCTTCTTGTGACAG ATTGCTAGCAATATGTGAAGACATTTATGCAGCAAGAGCAGAAGGTGAACTGGAAGTTGAAGAGGTTCTATATTGGACACTTATTAAAATTTACCGGTCACCCCATATGCTTCTTGAGTACACCAAACTAGATTAA